A stretch of the Filimonas lacunae genome encodes the following:
- a CDS encoding MBG domain-containing protein codes for MKKIILFSLLCILTLGWAQAQTTPDANGILYVKKGSTGNGSSWANALGEMAKALKDGTSLNSTPGTVKQIWVAAGTYYPLYAQYDGSAGAATTTDVTNSFVLLDNVKVYGGFAGTETDTAARDLTNTANASILSGDLNVAGTATDNAYHVVIASNLSGQVLLNGFTITGGYTSTATSSRVVNGVSVAINRGGGLYIMNASPYVTNVRVTGNTAYAGGGGVTIEGASSPVLTNIVVDNNVSTTTNTSTSMGGGIRVAGTGTPVLSNSELYSNAAYQGGGLYIVTVTAAFHDLNIHNNTATGGGGLYTITANSVLSNSIFKNNTATSIGGAIMQANNGILTLKNSVLEGNTSLNFGGGVYSQATSTFKNCTILNNKSTNSVNGNGGGGYFTQAASTLDSCRFWDNKAGNMGGGLFSSIALSVTHCSFLRDSAAYGGGVYNSGTTTFISDSIMGCYAATTGGGLYTSEGISAANVLIAGNAAASDGGGVLCAASNPCKFTNVTICGNKVIATGTVWGAISSTSPQTLQNCIVYGNSTGVAFSGSTTWSLLQDATEDAASHVINKDPSFVSPVAYINAPFTNGDYRLQNSSPVRDTGALYLYNQVSGATAVDLDGQPRISKDSIDLGAYELQFVKQAQTINAIADITATYGDAAMVLTGTATSGLTVSYSSANNAIAQPYQDAADGNKWKLKIKGAGAVNITASQAGNSYYNAAAPDVVFAVTVNKAALTVTAKDSVIAYTGAAFSGGNGAIYSGFVNGDDSTSALTGALTYSGTAQGAISRGTYTNTPAGLLADNYTITYANGKLVISLATDANGVLFVKKGGTGNGSSWANAVGEVADALKETAIMNAVAAGKVKQIWVAKGTYYPAYPANDATGGANTNTNRYNSFVLVKDTKIYGGFAGNETDTTGRNFTTNTTILSGDIGTAGTRSDNTYRVVIAAGEMGQALISGFTISGAYAEISGNVVVNGVNSNLEFGGGITVRSAALLIEDMVLTNNYNNRGAGAAVYAGSGDVMANATFRRVNITNNSGLVYGAGMYATYATVQLENCTGSYNSISGSASAIGGMFYFTTAATVYCRQSSFNNNTSSVAAGALYCGDNAIAYFQQSSFNDNKATTLGGAFYASGIASKLTFYKCEFLRDTCLAMGGAFSTASNANVLFENCTIKGCVAGTYIAVGYLNSAGSNVVFLNTQITGNYNTATTDYGIIRIANGTLKVINSTISGNNKTAILNAGSSPVSVLNSIIYGNGAGISGTYNAMYSTIQEATADAANHITDIDPLFVSSNAFTSAPFVGGNYSLQSVSPAINAGYDSIYHANDTITTDLAGNARFMGAAIDQGAYELQLASQTITALTDTTVVYGDVFTRAFAASSGLTVALSSADNTIAEVFQDAADNNSWKIKAKKAGVVNITMSQAGDATYAPATNVLFALTINKAALTVTAKDSTVVYSGTGFGGGNGIAYSGFVNGDDSTAALTGAVTYAGTSQGAKNVNTYAITPGGLSADNYAITYADGTLTISKAALTVAAKDTTKTYDGTGYTGGNGLTYTGFATGDDSTAALTGTVTYSGTSQGAKNVNTYIITPAGLSAANYTITYANGSLIINKAALTVTAKDSTKTYDGVAFGGGNGVSYTGFVTGDDSTAALTGNLTYTGTSQGAVDANAYMITPGGLSAGNYTINYVNGALTIDKAALTVTATDSTRVYDGTAFNGGNGVTYNGFVNGEDSTAVLTGTVIYSGTSQGAVNADSYIITPGGLSAGNYAISYTNGTLTIDKAALTITAKDSTKTYDGTAFNDGNGLEYAGFVTGDDSTAALTGTVTYSGTSQGAKDANTYVITPGGLTAVNYTISYANGSLTIDKAALTVTAKDSAKTYDGVAFGGGNGVSYTGFVTGDDSTAALTGTLAYSGSAQGATKADTYVITPGGLSADNYTISYANGALTIDKAALIVTAADSTKTYDGTAFSGGNGVTYSGFVNNEDSTAALTGTLAYSGTSQGAKDANIYIITPGGLTADNYAVSYTSGALQINQAALTITATDSAKTYDATTFSGGNGVTYSGFVPDEDAAVLSGNIAYSGTAQGAADAGSYSITASGVTSGNYAITYVDGALTIDKAALTITAKDSTKTYDGTAFNGGNGVTYSGLVSNEQPGVLGGTMVYTGTSQGAAHVNQYVITPGGVTSDNYTISFVNGALTIQPATVTITAKDTNRCYGVANPDYAFSYSGWVNSESVTVLTAQPTAASAATAQSAAGDYVIVPSGAAAADYVFTYVNGQLTVTPLPVSTLSASQGLILCGTGKQLPLQASGTYTFEWYYNNATVAGNTTGALTANAPGTYAAKATDTYGCSAMAGNNLAVTQLLAPQPAFSFDSYCKDVPVSFTNSSAVDNSATVHYNWESGNGQTSTVAAPEFTYAAAGTYNVVLKVSLLECPVLDSTVTHAITVEAPVPAVRLNTAFASNGQPLAITCRNYTTAAYSWTPATGLSAATVYNPTVTLNNSQTYEIAMTFPSGCVTTDTLLVQVLISNDILVPNVFTPNGDGQNDKLLPNLRGVEKLNYFRVFNRWGKKVFETSDAANGWDGYVNGELQPLATYVWVAEGVDRDGRVIHRQGSVTLLR; via the coding sequence ATGAAAAAGATTATCCTGTTTTCCCTGTTGTGTATCCTAACCCTGGGTTGGGCGCAGGCACAAACAACACCCGATGCCAATGGCATATTGTATGTAAAAAAAGGCAGCACCGGTAACGGCAGCAGCTGGGCCAATGCATTGGGCGAAATGGCCAAGGCTTTAAAAGATGGCACTTCCTTAAACAGTACTCCAGGAACCGTAAAACAAATATGGGTAGCGGCAGGTACGTATTATCCTTTGTATGCGCAGTATGACGGATCAGCTGGTGCAGCTACTACTACCGATGTAACCAATTCGTTTGTATTGCTGGATAATGTAAAGGTATATGGCGGTTTTGCGGGAACTGAAACAGACACGGCTGCCCGCGATTTAACCAATACGGCCAATGCCAGTATATTAAGTGGCGACCTTAATGTGGCGGGTACGGCTACAGACAATGCGTACCATGTAGTAATTGCCAGTAATTTATCGGGGCAGGTATTGTTAAACGGTTTTACTATTACAGGTGGTTATACGTCTACTGCAACCAGTTCCAGAGTAGTAAACGGAGTGAGTGTTGCTATCAACCGCGGCGGAGGATTGTATATTATGAATGCTTCTCCTTATGTTACCAATGTTCGTGTTACGGGCAACACAGCTTATGCAGGTGGCGGTGGTGTTACTATAGAAGGTGCTTCTTCGCCGGTGCTTACCAATATAGTAGTAGATAACAATGTTAGTACTACTACTAATACTTCCACCTCCATGGGAGGTGGGATACGTGTAGCTGGAACGGGTACGCCTGTGTTAAGCAATAGCGAACTATATAGTAACGCTGCTTATCAGGGTGGAGGATTGTATATAGTAACTGTTACAGCTGCATTTCATGATTTGAATATTCATAATAATACAGCAACTGGCGGTGGTGGTTTATATACTATTACTGCTAATTCTGTATTGTCTAATTCTATTTTTAAGAACAATACAGCTACCAGTATTGGTGGTGCGATTATGCAGGCTAATAATGGTATACTGACTTTGAAAAACAGTGTGCTGGAAGGAAATACTTCGCTCAATTTTGGTGGTGGCGTGTATTCTCAGGCAACTTCTACTTTCAAAAATTGTACAATTCTCAACAATAAAAGTACGAATAGCGTTAATGGAAATGGCGGCGGCGGATATTTTACCCAGGCAGCTAGTACATTAGATAGTTGCCGGTTCTGGGATAATAAAGCAGGGAACATGGGAGGGGGCTTGTTTTCAAGTATTGCTTTGTCTGTTACCCATTGTTCTTTCCTGAGAGATTCTGCTGCATACGGTGGTGGGGTGTATAACAGCGGTACAACTACGTTTATCAGTGATTCTATCATGGGTTGTTATGCTGCTACTACTGGTGGTGGATTATATACTTCGGAGGGGATATCAGCTGCGAATGTGCTTATTGCCGGTAATGCAGCTGCCAGCGATGGTGGAGGTGTTCTTTGTGCAGCGTCAAATCCCTGCAAATTTACCAATGTAACCATCTGTGGCAACAAGGTTATTGCCACGGGTACAGTATGGGGAGCTATATCCAGCACTTCTCCGCAAACACTGCAAAACTGTATTGTGTATGGAAATAGTACGGGAGTAGCTTTTTCGGGAAGCACTACCTGGTCTTTGCTACAGGATGCAACAGAGGATGCAGCCAGCCATGTGATAAACAAGGATCCGTCGTTTGTAAGCCCGGTGGCTTATATTAATGCACCGTTTACCAATGGCGATTATCGTTTGCAGAACAGCAGTCCTGTCAGAGATACTGGTGCGTTGTATTTATATAACCAGGTAAGTGGTGCTACTGCGGTGGATCTGGATGGCCAGCCACGTATTTCTAAAGATTCTATAGATTTAGGTGCATATGAATTGCAGTTTGTGAAGCAGGCCCAAACCATCAATGCCATAGCAGATATTACAGCTACTTATGGTGATGCTGCTATGGTATTAACTGGTACAGCCACTTCTGGTTTAACGGTAAGCTATAGTTCTGCTAATAATGCTATAGCCCAGCCTTATCAGGATGCAGCAGATGGTAATAAATGGAAATTAAAAATAAAAGGTGCCGGTGCTGTAAACATTACAGCCAGTCAGGCAGGCAATAGTTATTATAATGCAGCAGCGCCAGATGTGGTGTTTGCTGTTACTGTCAATAAAGCTGCTTTAACAGTTACGGCTAAAGATAGCGTGATCGCTTATACCGGTGCTGCTTTTAGCGGTGGTAATGGTGCTATCTACAGCGGTTTTGTAAATGGGGATGATTCTACTTCCGCCTTAACAGGGGCGCTTACTTACAGCGGTACTGCGCAGGGGGCTATCAGTAGGGGAACCTATACTAATACGCCTGCCGGTTTATTGGCAGATAACTATACTATTACTTACGCCAATGGAAAATTGGTGATTTCACTTGCTACCGATGCTAACGGAGTTCTTTTTGTGAAAAAAGGCGGTACCGGTAATGGTAGCAGTTGGGCTAACGCAGTGGGAGAGGTGGCAGATGCTTTAAAAGAGACTGCTATTATGAATGCTGTTGCTGCAGGTAAAGTAAAGCAAATATGGGTGGCTAAGGGAACTTATTATCCTGCTTATCCTGCTAACGATGCTACTGGTGGGGCAAATACCAATACAAACCGTTATAACTCTTTTGTGCTGGTAAAAGATACCAAAATCTATGGTGGCTTTGCCGGGAACGAAACGGATACTACCGGCCGTAACTTTACTACTAATACTACTATTTTAAGTGGCGATATAGGTACAGCAGGAACCAGGTCAGATAACACTTATCGTGTAGTAATAGCAGCTGGTGAAATGGGCCAGGCTTTAATCAGTGGCTTTACCATTTCAGGAGCCTATGCTGAGATTTCAGGTAACGTTGTGGTAAACGGGGTGAATTCTAATCTTGAATTTGGTGGTGGGATAACAGTAAGAAGCGCTGCGCTTTTAATTGAAGATATGGTGCTTACCAATAATTATAACAATAGAGGAGCAGGGGCAGCAGTGTATGCAGGATCGGGTGATGTAATGGCAAATGCCACATTCCGGCGTGTGAATATTACTAATAATTCGGGCCTGGTATATGGCGCAGGTATGTATGCTACTTATGCTACTGTGCAACTGGAAAATTGTACCGGCAGCTATAATTCCATTTCAGGGTCGGCGAGTGCCATCGGTGGTATGTTTTACTTTACCACAGCAGCTACCGTTTATTGCCGCCAATCGTCTTTTAATAACAACACTTCATCAGTAGCTGCAGGAGCGCTCTATTGTGGAGACAATGCAATTGCTTATTTTCAGCAATCCTCTTTTAACGATAACAAAGCCACTACACTGGGGGGCGCTTTCTATGCCAGCGGCATCGCTTCTAAACTTACCTTTTATAAATGTGAATTTTTAAGAGACACTTGTCTTGCAATGGGTGGAGCTTTCAGTACTGCCAGTAACGCAAATGTTCTGTTCGAAAACTGTACTATAAAAGGTTGTGTTGCCGGTACTTACATTGCTGTAGGCTATTTGAATAGCGCTGGCTCTAATGTGGTGTTCCTGAATACACAGATAACCGGCAACTACAATACTGCTACTACCGATTATGGTATTATTCGCATAGCTAATGGTACATTGAAGGTAATTAACAGTACCATCAGCGGTAATAATAAAACGGCTATTCTTAATGCAGGATCTTCTCCGGTTTCTGTGCTCAATAGTATCATATATGGTAATGGTGCTGGTATTTCAGGAACCTATAATGCTATGTACAGCACCATTCAGGAGGCCACAGCTGATGCTGCTAATCATATCACGGACATAGATCCGTTATTTGTAAGTAGCAATGCTTTTACTTCAGCACCATTTGTAGGTGGTAACTATAGTTTACAATCTGTCAGTCCGGCTATAAATGCAGGATATGATAGCATTTACCATGCAAATGATACTATTACTACAGATCTGGCCGGCAATGCCCGTTTTATGGGAGCTGCTATTGACCAGGGCGCTTATGAATTGCAGTTAGCATCTCAAACCATTACTGCATTGACTGATACTACTGTAGTATATGGTGATGTGTTTACCAGGGCCTTTGCTGCCAGTTCAGGCTTAACGGTTGCTTTGAGTTCGGCAGATAACACTATTGCAGAAGTGTTCCAGGATGCTGCTGATAATAATAGCTGGAAAATAAAAGCAAAGAAAGCGGGTGTAGTAAACATTACCATGAGTCAGGCGGGCGATGCTACTTATGCACCGGCAACTAATGTGCTGTTTGCTTTAACTATTAACAAAGCTGCCTTAACCGTTACGGCTAAAGACAGTACGGTTGTTTACAGTGGCACAGGTTTTGGCGGTGGCAATGGTATTGCTTACAGCGGCTTTGTAAACGGCGATGACTCCACTGCGGCTTTAACAGGCGCAGTAACTTATGCCGGCACCTCACAGGGTGCTAAAAATGTAAACACCTATGCTATTACGCCGGGTGGTTTATCTGCTGATAACTATGCTATTACTTACGCCGATGGAACCTTAACCATTAGCAAAGCTGCTTTAACAGTAGCTGCTAAAGACACCACTAAAACCTATGATGGTACAGGGTACACCGGTGGTAATGGATTAACTTATACCGGTTTTGCAACGGGGGATGATTCTACTGCCGCTTTAACCGGAACGGTAACGTATAGCGGTACTTCGCAGGGGGCTAAGAATGTAAATACTTATATAATTACACCTGCCGGATTATCGGCTGCCAACTATACTATCACTTATGCTAATGGTAGCTTAATTATAAACAAAGCTGCTTTAACTGTAACTGCCAAGGATAGCACTAAAACCTATGACGGTGTGGCCTTTGGCGGTGGTAATGGTGTTAGCTATACTGGTTTTGTAACAGGAGACGATTCTACTGCTGCTTTAACCGGTAACCTCACTTACACGGGTACTTCGCAAGGAGCTGTTGATGCCAATGCTTATATGATCACACCGGGTGGTTTATCTGCCGGTAACTATACTATTAACTATGTAAACGGTGCTTTAACTATTGATAAAGCTGCGTTAACCGTCACTGCTACTGATAGTACCCGGGTTTATGATGGTACTGCGTTTAACGGTGGCAATGGTGTTACTTACAATGGTTTTGTAAACGGAGAAGATTCCACTGCTGTGTTAACCGGAACAGTAATTTACAGTGGAACCTCGCAAGGGGCTGTTAATGCCGATAGCTATATCATTACTCCGGGTGGTTTATCTGCGGGCAACTACGCTATCAGCTATACCAATGGTACTTTAACCATTGATAAAGCCGCATTAACCATCACAGCAAAAGACAGTACTAAAACTTACGATGGTACCGCCTTCAACGATGGTAATGGTTTGGAATATGCCGGTTTTGTAACAGGTGATGATTCTACGGCAGCCTTAACCGGTACAGTAACCTATAGTGGTACTTCTCAGGGAGCTAAAGATGCGAATACCTATGTTATTACACCGGGTGGTTTAACGGCTGTTAACTATACCATCAGCTATGCTAATGGTAGCTTAACCATTGACAAAGCTGCTTTAACCGTAACTGCGAAGGATAGCGCCAAAACATATGACGGTGTGGCCTTTGGTGGTGGTAATGGTGTTAGCTATACTGGTTTTGTAACAGGGGATGATTCTACTGCTGCTTTAACCGGTACGCTGGCTTATAGCGGCAGCGCACAAGGCGCTACCAAAGCCGATACCTATGTTATTACGCCGGGTGGCTTATCTGCTGATAACTATACCATCAGCTATGCCAATGGCGCTTTAACTATTGATAAAGCGGCTTTAATCGTAACTGCTGCCGATAGCACCAAAACCTACGATGGCACTGCCTTTAGCGGTGGCAATGGTGTTACTTACAGTGGTTTTGTAAATAATGAAGATTCCACTGCTGCTTTAACCGGTACACTGGCTTATAGTGGCACCTCACAGGGCGCTAAAGATGCTAATATATATATAATAACCCCGGGTGGTTTAACAGCAGATAACTATGCTGTAAGCTATACCAGCGGTGCTTTACAAATTAACCAGGCAGCTTTAACTATTACAGCTACTGACAGTGCCAAAACCTACGACGCTACTACCTTTAGTGGCGGCAATGGCGTTACTTACAGTGGTTTTGTACCTGATGAAGATGCAGCTGTGTTGTCGGGTAATATTGCTTACAGCGGCACTGCACAAGGTGCTGCCGATGCGGGTTCTTATAGCATCACTGCCAGTGGTGTTACTTCGGGTAACTATGCTATCACGTATGTGGATGGTGCGCTTACCATAGATAAAGCTGCCTTAACCATTACGGCTAAAGACAGTACTAAAACCTACGATGGCACAGCCTTCAATGGCGGTAATGGCGTTACCTATAGTGGCCTGGTAAGTAATGAACAACCGGGAGTGTTGGGTGGCACAATGGTGTACACTGGTACTTCGCAGGGAGCAGCGCATGTAAACCAGTATGTAATTACCCCGGGTGGTGTTACTTCTGATAACTATACTATCAGCTTTGTAAATGGTGCCCTCACCATTCAACCAGCTACGGTAACTATTACGGCTAAGGATACCAATCGTTGTTATGGCGTGGCGAATCCCGACTATGCCTTTAGCTATAGTGGTTGGGTAAACAGCGAGTCTGTTACCGTGTTAACGGCACAGCCAACAGCTGCTTCTGCTGCTACTGCACAGTCGGCCGCAGGGGATTATGTAATTGTGCCTTCCGGTGCTGCTGCTGCTGATTATGTATTTACTTATGTAAATGGTCAGTTAACCGTAACGCCGCTGCCGGTGAGTACTTTATCGGCCAGCCAGGGATTGATATTGTGTGGCACAGGTAAGCAGCTGCCATTACAGGCTTCCGGAACTTATACGTTTGAATGGTATTACAATAATGCGACTGTGGCTGGTAACACCACGGGGGCACTGACGGCTAATGCGCCGGGTACCTACGCCGCTAAAGCTACCGATACCTATGGTTGTAGTGCTATGGCAGGCAATAACCTGGCAGTAACACAACTGCTTGCCCCACAGCCGGCATTTAGCTTCGACAGCTATTGTAAAGATGTACCGGTGTCCTTTACCAACAGCTCTGCTGTAGACAACAGTGCTACGGTACATTACAACTGGGAAAGTGGCAACGGACAAACCAGCACTGTGGCTGCTCCGGAGTTTACTTATGCTGCTGCCGGTACGTATAATGTTGTATTAAAGGTGAGCTTGTTAGAGTGTCCTGTGTTAGACTCTACAGTAACCCATGCTATTACTGTAGAAGCGCCTGTGCCAGCCGTAAGGTTAAATACAGCCTTTGCATCCAATGGCCAGCCGTTGGCAATAACATGTCGTAATTATACTACTGCTGCTTACAGCTGGACGCCTGCTACCGGCTTGTCTGCTGCTACTGTTTATAACCCAACGGTTACCCTAAACAATAGCCAGACGTATGAAATAGCCATGACCTTCCCATCGGGCTGTGTTACTACCGATACCCTGCTGGTGCAGGTGCTGATTAGTAACGACATACTGGTGCCAAACGTGTTTACGCCTAACGGGGATGGCCAGAACGATAAGTTGCTGCCTAACCTGAGAGGCGTGGAAAAGCTGAACTACTTCCGCGTGTTTAACCGCTGGGGTAAAAAGGTGTTTGAAACCAGTGATGCCGCCAATGGCTGGGATGGTTATGTTAACGGCGAGTTACAACCATTGGCTACTTATGTATGGGTGGCAGAAGGTGTTGACAGAGATGGACGTGTTATTCACAGGCAGGGTTCTGTAACCTTACTGCGTTAA
- a CDS encoding PorP/SprF family type IX secretion system membrane protein: MKQLKYLLLSCYVLFTSEALQAQDPHFSQYFSAPMLVNPALTAKGVDDWRGAINMRSQWWGQSIKPYFTETASLEKRLGNGQNYWGLGLVALSDQSNGGILKNNYFSLSAAYHITLDAQGRHMLGAGLTGTYANRVLDASKFLFQSQLGSMGFQRSIPANDGITIQKNTYLDVSAGLTYSYTAEKFGLSAGGALFHANKPREGAYSNTTYNMPTKTTLQAGGWMQVGYNNSLHFSSLAELQGDNSIYTLGGIYKIGVNDELLRSVNVGVWNRFGDAWYPYFALETKNWLVGLTYDFVTSGAASNASVQSLELSFVWQMGKGHTQKVAASPVVTY, translated from the coding sequence ATGAAACAACTGAAGTACCTGCTTCTGAGTTGCTATGTTTTGTTCACTAGTGAAGCCCTACAAGCTCAAGACCCGCATTTTTCGCAATATTTTAGTGCTCCCATGTTGGTGAACCCGGCCTTAACTGCCAAAGGGGTAGATGATTGGCGCGGTGCCATCAATATGCGCTCGCAATGGTGGGGGCAATCTATTAAACCGTATTTTACCGAAACCGCTTCGCTGGAAAAAAGGCTGGGCAACGGACAAAACTACTGGGGATTAGGTTTAGTGGCTTTAAGCGACCAATCGAACGGTGGTATTTTAAAAAACAACTACTTCTCTTTATCCGCTGCTTATCATATTACGCTGGATGCACAAGGCAGGCATATGCTGGGGGCAGGGCTTACCGGCACCTATGCCAACCGGGTACTCGATGCCAGTAAATTTCTCTTTCAATCGCAGTTAGGCTCTATGGGTTTTCAACGCAGCATACCTGCCAATGACGGTATTACTATTCAAAAGAATACCTATTTGGACGTAAGTGCGGGATTAACTTACAGCTATACTGCTGAAAAATTTGGCTTGTCTGCTGGCGGTGCACTGTTCCATGCCAACAAACCCCGCGAAGGTGCTTACAGTAATACTACCTATAATATGCCTACCAAAACCACTTTGCAAGCAGGTGGCTGGATGCAGGTAGGCTATAATAACTCTCTTCATTTCAGTTCACTGGCCGAGTTGCAGGGTGACAACAGCATTTATACCCTGGGTGGTATATATAAAATAGGTGTGAACGACGAACTGCTGCGCAGTGTAAACGTAGGCGTTTGGAATCGCTTTGGCGATGCCTGGTATCCTTACTTTGCACTGGAAACCAAAAACTGGCTGGTAGGGCTTACTTACGATTTTGTTACCTCCGGCGCAGCAAGCAATGCTTCTGTACAAAGCCTGGAGTTGTCGTTTGTATGGCAAATGGGCAAAGGGCATACACAAAAGGTGGCCGCCAGCCCGGTAGTTACTTACTAA
- a CDS encoding response regulator transcription factor, with protein MIYIGIVEKNESFVLAIKTFLLDRADCSIVFECATIEEYYQLNDTIKIADVVFVSVAEEAHALIMAAGIRKQYNFMQVVFMLSSNDERLVLKAIKAGVTGFLKKPFSQKALEDCLGNIYEGKSYLAFDIQRKVFDMLYQEQLQSGRKIGTHILTAREADIIKLILKGNTNKEIGEALFISHHTVNEHLKRIFRKLNVNSRIKLIYKVVADFNLYD; from the coding sequence ATGATATATATAGGAATTGTAGAAAAGAATGAATCGTTTGTTCTGGCAATTAAAACCTTTTTGCTTGACCGGGCTGACTGTAGCATCGTGTTTGAGTGTGCCACCATCGAAGAGTATTATCAACTAAACGATACCATAAAGATAGCGGATGTGGTTTTTGTGAGCGTAGCAGAAGAAGCGCATGCATTAATCATGGCTGCCGGTATAAGAAAGCAATACAATTTTATGCAGGTGGTGTTTATGTTAAGCAGCAACGACGAAAGGCTGGTGCTAAAAGCCATTAAGGCGGGAGTGACCGGATTTTTGAAAAAGCCATTTTCGCAAAAAGCCCTGGAAGATTGCCTGGGGAATATTTATGAAGGAAAAAGTTACCTGGCCTTTGATATTCAACGTAAGGTGTTTGACATGTTGTACCAGGAGCAACTGCAATCGGGCCGGAAAATTGGCACACATATTCTTACTGCACGAGAAGCCGATATCATAAAACTGATTTTAAAAGGAAATACCAATAAAGAAATAGGGGAAGCATTGTTTATATCCCACCATACGGTGAACGAACATTTAAAACGGATCTTCCGCAAATTGAATGTAAACTCCCGTATTAAATTGATTTACAAGGTGGTGGCCGATTTTAACTTGTACGATTAG
- a CDS encoding sensor histidine kinase, which translates to MPHFVQKLMNTGTSAELDFIKNARIKVINLAALLGGSVSFLFSILNVLNKNYLLACINVSTLLLLLGLLYCNFRQSFLKGPAIIMVLISAVLCLNGVLYNNNMEFYVLLVVGLGLVLFDNLRIILMILFFNSILFLVSNKLAPHTVIEQATENRRFINLLIWLVLLLSCLYTFKKQSLTYLASLEKANENLKASNQAKEKLFSIVAHDMRSPLNSLSTTLELLDNAYITPEKFKQLSGLLANQTKHLNENMEVLLKWAHSQLKGIEVHPRHINLVTHIAEIVSLLKPLMEFKHISIYFSTAEPVMVFADPEHVKLVLRNLLTNAIKFSHPNGNIDIIINKGSGKQIWVQVKDYGMGIAPEVLPGIFSTSVLPSAPGTQNEKGIGLGLQLIKEFITRNGGVILVKSKPGEGSTFSFSLPASDQQAFLL; encoded by the coding sequence ATGCCGCATTTTGTACAAAAACTAATGAATACCGGCACTTCGGCCGAGCTGGATTTTATCAAAAACGCACGGATTAAAGTGATTAACCTGGCAGCTTTGCTGGGTGGAAGTGTTTCGTTTTTATTCAGCATTCTCAATGTGTTGAATAAAAACTACCTGCTGGCATGCATTAACGTGAGCACACTTTTGTTATTACTGGGTTTATTATACTGCAATTTCAGGCAAAGCTTTTTAAAGGGACCTGCCATTATAATGGTGTTGATTTCGGCGGTGTTGTGTTTAAACGGTGTGCTATATAATAATAACATGGAGTTTTATGTGCTGCTGGTGGTGGGCTTAGGTCTGGTGTTGTTCGATAACCTGCGTATTATATTAATGATACTGTTTTTTAACAGCATCCTCTTCCTGGTGTCCAATAAGCTGGCGCCACATACAGTTATTGAGCAGGCTACCGAAAACCGGCGATTTATTAACCTGCTCATCTGGCTGGTATTGTTACTAAGCTGCCTGTACACCTTTAAAAAACAAAGCCTTACCTACCTGGCCAGCCTGGAAAAGGCCAACGAAAACCTGAAAGCCAGTAACCAGGCCAAAGAGAAACTGTTTTCCATTGTAGCGCACGATATGCGTTCGCCCCTGAACTCGCTCAGCACCACGCTGGAGCTACTGGACAATGCCTATATCACTCCGGAAAAGTTCAAACAGCTGAGTGGCTTACTGGCCAACCAAACCAAGCACCTGAACGAAAACATGGAGGTGTTGCTGAAATGGGCGCATAGCCAGTTAAAGGGCATTGAGGTGCATCCACGACATATAAACCTGGTAACGCATATTGCTGAAATAGTAAGCCTGCTGAAACCTTTGATGGAGTTTAAACATATCAGCATTTACTTTTCTACTGCCGAACCCGTGATGGTGTTTGCCGATCCGGAACATGTAAAACTGGTATTGCGCAACCTGCTTACCAATGCCATTAAATTCAGTCACCCCAATGGCAATATTGATATTATCATTAACAAAGGCAGCGGCAAACAAATTTGGGTGCAGGTAAAAGATTATGGAATGGGCATTGCCCCCGAAGTGCTGCCTGGCATTTTCAGCACCTCGGTATTGCCCAGCGCCCCTGGCACACAAAACGAAAAAGGCATAGGCCTTGGCCTTCAGCTGATTAAGGAGTTTATTACCCGTAACGGCGGCGTTATTCTGGTAAAAAGCAAGCCTGGCGAAGGCAGCACCTTCAGCTTTAGCCTTCCGGCATCGGATCAACAAGCTTTTCTGCTTTAG